One Glycine soja cultivar W05 chromosome 2, ASM419377v2, whole genome shotgun sequence genomic region harbors:
- the LOC114373017 gene encoding uncharacterized protein LOC114373017 codes for MSTPFVQQPPPIEVTQQAYTTHSGHGSVGPVIAVLAVITVLGVIAGMIGRLCSGRRVMGHGEFDVETWVETKCSSCVDGRIAPPPPRPRPPPPPEHNSGEESPPEEPPQEIKEQQQQREEEQHSHSPSNS; via the coding sequence ATGTCCACACCATTTGTTCAACAGCCACCACCCATAGAAGTGACCCAACAAGCCTACACGACCCATTCGGGTCACGGGTCGGTGGGACCCGTCATAGCGGTCCTCGCCGTCATCACCGTTCTCGGCGTCATCGCCGGCATGATCGGTAGGCTCTGTTCGGGTCGTCGGGTCATGGGTCACGGCGAGTTTGACGTCGAAACCTGGGTCGAAACCAAATGCTCCTCCTGCGTCGACGGCAGAATCGCCCCTCCGCCGCCACGACCACGTCCTCCGCCACCGCCGGAACACAACTCCGGCGAGGAATCGCCACCGGAGGAACCCCCTCAAGagatcaaagaacaacaacaacagcgaGAAGAAGAGCAACACTCACATTCCCCCAGTAATAGTTAA